The nucleotide sequence TCCGATCAGTCAAAATCTTTCACAAGTAATAATACGTCTAGATAACAGAAGGCAACAGtccaaaaacaataaaacagcTCAACAAGGTATGCTCACCATCTAGATACGAATAATACAGTTTATACCATAGGGGCCTATAATTAGTGTTGGAAAAATATTAATGCTTTAAGAGTTTATATGTTATGCTGGCGTTGCACATAAGACACAGTTCTCGAACAAACGAGGAACACCATTAAGGATGCATGTACAGACAAATTTATAACAACAAAATCAGTTTCTGTCTGGATCCCAATTGCACAAACATATGTACAGCATTTGGATGACACCAGTCCTATAATACACGTATGTATTCACATATAAGCGCATGGACATTACCTTCTTCACTGCTTGTTGTAATGTCCAAAAACTTAAGGATTATTGTCTCGGGAGttgtaacaaaattttcaagcagAAAGCAACTAGAAACAACTGAATTACAAGATTACCTTAGGAAACAATGCTCGGCAAGAAGCACACCATGTTCCATAGAATTCTACAATAACTAATCTATCACCAGCTTGGCCTAAAGCACTCAAAAATTCTTGAGTGGAATGAATGTCGACCATATTCGGAACACTTCTTTCCCACCATTTTGGCTGGTCCTTGTCTCTTTCGGCAACAGTTGCCTGTACCTGCATTCAGTACACAATAACCCATTACACAAAATTTTGGACACAAAATCAGCAATCAGCATAGCCCAAAACTTGGggaaaactaacaaaacatCAATTTCCACTGGATTTTCGACTTCCCTTTTAATCTTTTCCTTATGTGCAACTGCTACCACAAGCCAGGTtatcaaaattataaaacttGGCAGCTAAAGCAGCGAAATGCAATGGAATATGACAACTTCAACAAAAGGGGTTCCCAACAATGCTTCTGATTTGCAGAAAACTTGCCAATTGAAACCCAATTCACGAACAAAATTACCAAAAGCTATTACATGCGGCCAAATTACAACATTTCAACAAATAGGTAATCGTGAATTCAATCAAATACTAAGCAgataacaaaaaaatgaaagaaaaatgccAAGTATGGATAGAATTACCTTGATATTAACCGGCTGCTTTCTGGGTCTGAAAGCGAAGTGAGCAACAGACGAATACGAAAGGGGATAAACCCTCCTGTATGGGTTTTGATTGGCTGGGAGGCCCGGTTGCAGAGAACTGACAGAGGAGGCGAAGGACGTGAGCAGAGACGAAGAGAAACGAAGTGAATGGAATGGTAATCTCAGGACATCAGCCAtttaattgaaagaaagaagaggaaacTACAGAGCTCTGGAGAAATCTGAGAAAAGGGTAAGAGGTGGGAGAGGTCAAGTCTTCACGGAGATTGAGGGTCAAGGCAGAGAAGAAGAAAGGCCATGGCTTTTCGGAAAAAAAGAGGGGGGTTTTGTAATAGTATCTGCTCTGCTTCGTGTGTGAACCATATGGTACCAGAGGAAGACCAAGTTGTTTGGGtccttctacttttttttttttttctctttttggaatttttcaactttttaatttttgaactttCCAATTTCACGGGTTTGTTCAATTGGCTTTCTTTacgttaaattattttttttttagattttattttaataaattatatttatttattaaaatatgcaaaaaagaaaatgaagccCACCACAGATTACCTGGgtactttttcatttttttaatgtgtaattttcattcaaaatttaaacGGTCTTGAATTACTATTTTGTCTCTTATTAAGTAAATTGTCTTTTTCAAATGCTTTAATAAGGAAGGGGCTTTTGTGGCATTTTGAATGTTTGCCCTTTTATCCTTCTCACTCTAGAGCAACAACATTAAATGGTTGGGTAGTTAGTTGTTACGAAAATTAGTGTGCATAATAATTGTTTTTCATCGTTGAGGTAAAACACCATATGCACAAAGTGTCACTAATTCATCGTACAAACGTCATAATTAaatcttttattctttttatcatcatctaaggatcatctttaaaattttaagaaattCATTTAATATTAAGACCATTTAATCATCTatacaaatcaaacaaattaaaactcaTCACAAAAATGTTACTATTATCATAATTGTCTATTTGTTCGACACATATATACGTATTGTTAAATGGTTTCCAAATAATATTTCTAAAAATAATCTCCCGTGAAAAATGCGTATCTTTTATTGTTTAGAGTCTAAACTCGTCCATATACAGGATCTCGTC is from Pyrus communis chromosome 10, drPyrComm1.1, whole genome shotgun sequence and encodes:
- the LOC137748340 gene encoding thioredoxin-like 2, chloroplastic — protein: MADVLRLPFHSLRFSSSLLTSFASSVSSLQPGLPANQNPYRRVYPLSYSSVAHFAFRPRKQPVNIKVQATVAERDKDQPKWWERSVPNMVDIHSTQEFLSALGQAGDRLVIVEFYGTWCASCRALFPKLCRTAEDHPEILFLKVNFDENKPMCKSMNVKVLPYFHFYRGSEGQLESFSCSLAKFQKLKDAIALHNTARCSIGPAKGVGDLTLEPSSASKDKPSESGSS